The sequence TCGAGTGGAATGGCGAGACATGACGACGACGGCTCCCCTGGCGACGACGAAGCGGCGCTGGCGCAACTTCCTCCTGGATACGGGCTTCCAGCTCAAGCTGACGGCGTACATCGTCCTCGTGACGCTGGTGTTGTCGGCGCTGCTGGGCGTGTTCCTGGTGCGCGCGGCGCGGGCGCTGATGCGGGAGACGGCGGCGGCGGTGGAAGCGCGCTCCCGCGCGGCGGAGGTGAGCCGCGAGCTGTCCGGCGCCACGCTCTCCAACGAGCTGCTGGAGCGGATGAACGACCCGGCGTTCGAGGCCACCTTCCGTGAGAAGGCGCGCGCCATCGACGCGGCGTACGAGGCGGAGCGCTCTGCCATCGTCGCCCAGCGCGCGGAGCTGGAGCATCAGCAGCACCTCACGTGGTGGGTGCTGGGCGGGCTGCTGACGGGCTTCACGGTGGTGGTGGCGCTGGGGACGATTGTGGTGACGCACCGGGTGGCCGGGCCGCTCTTGCGCATCCGGCGCATGGTGAACGAGGTGCACGACGGCAAGCTGCGTCCGCCGCCGTACGGCCTGCGCGATGGCGATGAGCTGAGAGAGCTCTTCGACGAGACGCGGAAGATGGTGCAGCGGCTGCGCGAGCTGCACGAGGAGGACGCCAACACGCTGTCGAAGGCGCTGCTCGCGGTGGAGGGCTCCGGGGCCTCGCCGGAGGCGCTGGCGGAGCTTCGCGCGCTGGAGTCCCGCTACCGCGCGCGGCTGGCGCAGTAGAGAAGCCGCGCGCTCAGCCCCAGGAGCGCGCCGGGTCCGTCTCCACGGTGAGCCCGGTCTCCTTCAGCACGGAGTGGATGCGCAGGCGCGCCTGGGCCCACGGCAGGGCCTCCACGTGGTAGCCGTCGAGCGCGTTCATCAGGTGCCCGCGGTAGCTCGAGTGGCCCGGGTCCGCGAGGATGACGACGCCCCGGTCCGTGGTGGCGCGGATGAGCCGGCCCACGCCCTGGCGCAGCAGCAACAGCGCCCGAGGCAGCCGGTACTGGAGGAAGCCCAGGTACTCGCTACCGCTGCGCACCAGCGGCTCTTCACGCGCGGCCACCAGCGGGCGCAGCGCGGGCTCCAGCGGCAGCTTGTCGATGAACACGCAGCCCACGCCACGGCCTGGAATGTCCACGCCCTGCCAGAAGCTCTTCGTGCCCAGCAGCACCGTGCCCGTGTCGCGCTCCTGCCGCGCCGCCAGCGAGCGACTGTGCCCGCGCGACTGCCGCATCACCTCAATCCCCAGCGGCTCCAGCCGCGAGCGCACCTCCGAGCCCACGCGCTCCATGCGCCGCGTGGACGCGAAGAGCCCCAGCACGCGCCCGCCCATGGTCTGTGCCAGCCCCGAGATGCGCAGCGCGGCCCACTCCACGAAGGCCTCTTCGTGCGCGCGCGGCGCGTCGGTGACGAGCACCACCAGTGCCTGCTCGCGCAGCCGGAAGGGGGAGGGCGCACGCACCAGCTTCGGCGCGGGCTGCTCCCCGCGTCCGTCCAGTCCCAGCCGCCGCAGCACGAAAGGGGCACCGTCGCCGATGCCCAGCGTGGCCGACGCCAGCACCAGCGAGCGCTTGCTCGCGGCGAAGTCGCGCGACACGTACGCGGACACGTCCACCGGCTGCGCGCCCACGCTCCAGCGCTGCTTCTTCGGCTCCGCCGTGGCCGCGTAGCACCGCCCCGGCGCGGGCTCGCCGGACAGCTCGCCCGCGAGCACCGTCAACTCACCCAGCTCCGTGGTGGCACCGGACAGCTCGCGCTCCAGCGCCGGGTTGCGCGCCGCCAGTTCCGGCAGGGCCGCCAGCACCCGCACCGCGAGCAGCGTGTGCAGCGTCTGCAGTGCGCCGCGCACCGCTTCGAGCCCGTCGCGCACCGGCTCCCAGGCGGGCAGGGCGCGCACGGTCTCCGTCACGCGCAATTCCGGCGCATAGGCGTCGTCCGCGTCCTCGCCCACGGCGGTGGCGCCCGGCTCGCACAGCGCCGTCACGCTCGCGCCCAGGCCGCGCGCCTCGTCGAGCAGCCGGCGCAGCCCGTCCTCCACCTCGCCCATCAGCGCGCGCGACTCGGCCCGCGCATGGCCCAGGGCCCGCCGCAGCTCCGCGAAGAGGCCGCGCCGCCCGTCGCGCCCGTGCAGCCGCTCCGTGAGGCGCAGGAAGGCGAGGTCCGACAGCTCCACCGCGAGCGCGGTGGTGGCCACGTCCTCCACCTCGTGCGCCTCGTCGAGCACCAGGTGGTCCAGCTTCGGGTAGCGCGCGGGCCAGGCGAAGGCGAGGGACTGGTTGATGACCAGCACGTCCGCCTCGCGCGCCTGCGCCACCGCCGAGTGGTAGAAGCACTGATGGAAGTGCGGGCACTTCTCGCCTAGCGTCGTCGCCGCCTCCGAGCGCACCGCCGGCACCAGCCCGTACATCGCCGGGAAGCGCTCGCGGAACCAGTGGCTCAGGCGGTCCAAATCCCCTTCGCCGCTGCGCCGCATGTACGCGCGCAGGTACGCCCGGGGCGCGCGAGCGGCGTGGGCCATGCCGGGCTCCACGCGCGTGGCCTCCAGTGCGCGGCGGCGGCACAGGTAGTTCGTCTGGCCCTTGAGCAGCGCGTAGCCGAAGGCCCCATTCAGGGCCCGGTGCAGCCGGGGCAGGTCCTTCTCCAGGAGCTGGTCCTGCAGCGTCTTCGTGTGCGGCGCCACGCCCACCTTGCGCCCGTTGCGCGCGGCGAAGAGGGCCGCGGGCGCCAGGTACGCCAGCGACTTGCCCGTGCCCGTCCCGGCCTCCACCGCCACCTGCCCGCCGTCCGACAGCGAGCGCGCCACCGCCTGCGCCACGTCGAGCTGCGCGGGCCGGCTGACGAAGCCCTCGCCCATGCGCTCCAGCGCGCCGCCCGCGCCGAGCACCGCCGACACCTCGTCCGGGCGCACCGGTAGGAACGGCGTGTCCTCGTCCGCCTCAATCGTCGCACCGCCCGTGCGCCGCCGCTCCGGACGGCCGAGAAGGAAGCCCTGCGCCTCCAGCTTCAGCGGCGTGGACACCGCCCGGCACGCCGTGCGCAGGCGCGACAGCAGGTCCACCAGCGGCCACTCCTCGTAGTCGAAGGCGCCGTGCGCGTCCGTCTCCAGGCCCGCGTCCGCCTGCGCGAGTCGCAATTCCGCGCCCGGGCGCGGGTCCAGTACGGAGAGCAGGTCGGAGATGTCATCCCCGCGCCCGTCGCGGATGCAGCGCTCCATGGCGTGCACCAGCACGGACACCACCGCCTCGCAGTCCGAGATGGCCCGGTGCGGCTGGCGCAGCGCGAGCCCCGCCCACCGCAGCAGCGACTCCAGCGAGTGGCTGGGCAGCTCCGGGTGCAGGTAGTGCATCAGCTCGCACGAGTCGAGCACCGGAGCGCGGATGCGTCCCAGCACGTCCGGCAGGAAGCTCTTCTCGAAGGGCGCGTTGTGCGCCACCACCGTCCACCCGGTGAGCAGCTCGCGCAACTCAGCCGCGTCGGTGCCGAAGGCGGGACGGCCCACCAGGTCCGCGTCCGTCAGGCCCGTGAGTCTGCGGATGGTGAGGGGCAGGGGCCGCGACGCCGAGTACAGGCGCGCGAAGCGATTCACCTCGCGCCCGCCCTCGTAGAAGACACAGCCCAGCTCGATGACCTCGTCCACACGCGGGTCCAACCCCGTGGTCTCGAGGTCCAGGAAGACATGCCGGGTGAAAAGCTCCGCCGCGCCGCCCATGCAGGGCGCCAACCCTAAGGCCGACTCGCGGCGGAGGACAGAAAACGGCCGGCGGCGTCAGTCCACCATGAACACACCGGAAATCATCTTCCCCATGGCGCAGCCGTACACGAGCTTGCCGGACTCCTTCGGGGTGAAGTTGATTTCCACCGGCTTGTCGAGCGGAAGCGCGGTGTGGATGTCGTAGCCGTCCATCACGATTTCGGTGGCGCACGTCTCGTCCGTCTTGCGCGTCACCACCAGCTTCACCGGCTCGCCCTTCTTGAGGCTCACCGGGGTGGGCTCGTAGCCCTTCTCCGTGACAGTCAACTCCACCACGCGCACGCCGTTCTCCCGCTTCTCGGGCACGGAGGGCGCCGCGGGCTCCGCCTTCGAGGCGCCGGTGTCCTTGGTGCACCCCTGCTGCGTGGCGCCGGCGCCGAGCAGGGCGGCCGTCGCGGCCAGGGCGAGCCAGGGCTTGATGATGCGGGAGAGGAAGGGGCGCATGGCGTGTCTCGGTGGATGAAGGGAGGGGACGGCGCCCCGGAGCGCGGAGGCCTTCCGGCCTCCTTGGGAGACGGGCCTCAGGCCTCGTCCTCCGTGTCGCTCTCGGCGGCGGCGGGAGGCTCGAAGCGGAGCAGGGCGTGCAGCGGGACGAAGACCTCGTGTCCCGTCTCGCCGAGCAGCAGGTCGAACCGGCCCACGTGCATCAGCGGCAACTGCAGGGTGATGCCGTTGCGCAGCACCAGCTTCACCGTCTGGCCGATGTGGTCCAGGAACGCGCGCGGGTCCGAGTACGGACGCTTGTCCGGCTGGCGCGCCACGGCCGCGGGCTTCTGGGTGAGCTTCGCGTCGCGCTCCAGGCCCGGCAGGAGCCGCTCCCAGTCCGCGCGGCGGGCCAGCAGCACCACCTGCAGCTTCTCCAGCCGCCCGGTGCGCTCCAGCGTGAAGGCGATGGGCTCCTCCACCTGCAGCGTGTCCAGCAGCGAGCGCTCCGCCAGCACCACGGAGACCTCCGCCTTGGCGCCGATGAGGCCGGTGAGGAACTCGGCGACGATGGCGTTCTCCACCTCGCCGCGGGCCTGTTTGATGGCGGCCTTGCGCTGCGTGCGCTCCTTGCGCGCCATGAACTCCGCCACCGTCATGCCGCTCTGGAGCACGCCGAAGGCGTCACCCAGCGACAGGCTCGGCGTCTGGCCCATGAGCTCGTAGACCTGGTCGAAGCGCTTCGCCTCCTCGGCGTGCAGCTTGCGCCAGATGCGGCACTTCATCTTCCCTTCCAGCTCGCCCTTGGCGATGCGGGCCGGGACGTGCTCGCGCACCGCCAGCGCCTGGATCTGCTCCGGCGTGGGAGGCGGGCGAGGCGTCGAGGGACGGAACCCACCCGGACGTCCACCGAAGCCGCCCGGACGGGGGCCGGCGCCGGGGGGACCGCCGGGACGCGGGCCCATGGGGCGCGCTCCCGCGCCCGGACCCATGCCGGACGGACGGGGCGTGGGCGCCACGCCCGTGGAGGGGCGCGGCGTGGGCGCGGGCGTCGGCGTCGGAGCCACGCCGGCCGTCGGACGGGGCGTGGGGGCGGCCGGCGTGGGGGCCGGGGCCGGGCTCGTGGGCCGCGGCGTCGGCGCGGGCGTGGGCGCCGCGGCGGTCGGCCGGGGCGTGGGCGCCGGAGCCGCGGGGCGGGGCGTGGGCGTGGGGCGCGGCGTGGGCGCCGGGGTGGGAGTTGTCGCCGTGGGGGTTGGCGTCACCGGAGCGCTCCCGGGCGTCGAGGCCGGGCGCCGGATGACTTCAACCGCGGGGACCACCCGCCGTGTCTTCCTGTCGTTCACAGTCGTACGTTACCTGATGCGAGTTTTCCGGGCATGCCCGGCTTCACGGCTGGAGGGAGGCTGTAAGGTCCACCTTCCATCCGGACGGCTCCCGTACCATCCGGACCTCGTGGTTGCTGCCGGCGGAGCGCACGAGCACGGTTGCCGTGTCGCCCTCCTCACGGACCAGCGAGACCTCCGTAACATCCGGAGGGGGAGGCACATTCGCGAAGAAGAAGTCCAGGGGCTCCGGCTTCTCCGCGCTTCCGGACGCCTCGCCCACCGCCTTCGCCCGCTCGGTGAGCGCGTCCTGGGTCGCCTTGGACAGCACCGCCCAGGCGTCCTTCCGCTCGCCCTTGCGCACGCTGTCGTAGAAGGCCCGGTAGGCGCCCTGAGGGGAGTCCTGGCGGTTGCAGCCGCCCAGGCCCAGGCCGAGCAGGACCAGGGCCACAAGCCAGGGCATCGTCACGGTCAGGCGCATGGAAACAGGGATTTAGGTCAAAGCGCCGCCGGGGGAAAGCCCGAGCTTCATTCGTGTCACGCGGCGTGCTGATGGACGCGATTGCGGCCCGCGCCCTTGGCCGCATACAGGCTGGTGTCCGCCGCCATCAGCAGCGCCTCGGCGCTCGCCAGGTCGGCCGAGGGCACCGTGGCCACGCCCAATGACGCCGTCAGCCGCACCGGCTCCGCCGTCCCGTCCCCGCCCGGGGGCTCCAGCCCCAGTGACGCAATGGCCTCGCGCACGCGCTCGCACACCTTCAGCGCATCTTCCGGCCCCGTCTCCGGCAAGAGGGCAATGAGCTCCTCGCCGCCGTAGCGCGCCAGCAGGTCCACCTCGCGCAGCCGCGTGCGCGCCGTCTGGGCCACCGCCTTGAGCACCTGGTCCCCGAAGGGGTGCCCGAAGGTGTCGTTGATGCGCTTGAAGTGGTCGATGTCCAGCATCACCAGCGACAGCGGCGCGCCGTAGCGTCTGGAGCGCGCGAACTCCTCGTTCAGCCGCTCCTCGAAGTAGCGCCGGTTGAACAGTCCGGTGAGCGCGTCGGTGCGGCTGAGCGCCAGCAATTCCTCGCGCCGCCGCGCCAGCTCCTTGTTGGCCTTGTCCAGCTCCCGGTTCTTCTCCACCAGCGCGTCCTGCAGCACCTTCAGCCGCAGCATGGACTTCACCCGCGCGGACAGCTCCAGCATGTCGAAGGGCTTCACCAGGTAGTCGTCCGCCCCCAGCTCCAACCCCTCCACCTTTCCCGCTGCCTGCCGCGCCGTCATCAGAATCACCGGGATGAAGCCGAAGCCGTCCTCCCCCGAGTTCGCCTTGATGATGCGGCACACCTCCACGCCGCCCAGCCCCGGCATCTCCACGTCCATCAGGATGAGGTCCGGCCGCGCCTGCCGGATGGCGGACAGCGCCTGCGTCCCGTCGTGCGCTTCCTTGAAGATGTAACCCTGTGGCGCCAGCCCCTCGCGCACGTGACGCACATGCGCCGGGTCGTCATCCACGATGAGCACCGTCCGGCCGCTGAGCTCGCCCCCGGGAGACGCACGACGGGCAACCTCCAGCGTCCTCTTCCGTTCGCCGTCCGCCATCGTGTTTCGCCCCCGGTGCAATCATCCCGCGACGCAGGAATAGCTGCAATTCTCACCTGCCGAGATGGCGAAGCCAAGTGGGCGGGCAAGTGCCCGTCTTCACGGCGTCATTGCGGCTTGCGCAGGCGGGCGCGGTACACCGGCTCTCCACTCGCGAGGTAGCGCCGCTCCCGCGTGGAAGGCACCTCCTCGGGGTCGTAAGGATGGAAGACCCCTGAACCCAGGGGGTTCTGGAAACCCACGGATTCCAGGATGAGGAGCATGGACTCACCCCGGTCCTTCACGTCCGTGCGCATGTCGAAGAGGCCGCCGGGGGCGAGGCGGGTGTACAGCAACTGCGCGAAGGCGGGCTGAATCACGGCGCGCTTGGCGTGGGCGCGCTTCCACCAGGGGTCCGGGAACTGGAGGTGGATGGCGGAGAGGGAGCCTTCGGCGAAGATGCGGGGCACGACGAAGGTGGCGTCGGCCTCGATGACTCGCAGGTTCTTGAAGCCGGCCTTGTCGCCTCGGGCCTGGGTGTCGCGCGCGTACTTCTTGCGCCACTCGAAGGCGACGAAGCGCACCCCCGGGTTGCGGCGGCAGTACTCCAGCGCGTGGCCTCCGGCGCCCGAGCCGATTTCCAGCTCCAGCGGGCCGGTGAAGCCGAACTCCGCGTCCCAGTCCGGAGGGGTTTCCTGGGAGACGAACTTGAGTCCGACGGGCTCGGGCAGCAGACGGGGACGGGCCATGGGAGGGGGGCCTCAATCACGGCCGCGCCCGTCTTGGCCAGGGAAAAACGCCCGGCCCCCTCGGCTCCGGGGCTTGAGGTATACGGGGGCCATGAAGGTCTACCACTCGGTGGCGGAGGCGGGCCGGGCGCTGGCCGGCCAGGCGCTCGCGCTGGGCAACTTCGACGGCGTCCACGTGGGCCACCAGGCCCTCTTCTCCGAGGCCCGTCGCCACGCCAGCGCCGCGGCCTTCACCTTCCATCCGCACCCCGGCAAGGTGCTCCAGCCGGACCTGGCGCCCAAGCTGATTACGCAGCTGCCGCGCAAGCTGGAGCTGTTCGCCCAGTGCGGCCTGTCCGCCGTCGTGGTGCAGCCCTTCACCCGCGACTACGCGCGCACGTCGCCCGCCGAGTTCGAGGCCGCCCTCTTCGACGCGCTCGGTGTGGCGCACGTGGTGGTGGGCAGCGACTTCACCTATGGCGCGGCCCGTGCCGGCACCGTGCCCACGCTGCGCGAGGCGGCCGCGAAGCGCGGCGCGCAGGTGCACGTGGTGGCCCCCATCACCGTGGACGGTGTGGTGGCGTCCTCGTCACGCGTGCGCGAGTACATCCTGGAGGGGCGCGTGTCCGCCGCGAGGCGGCTCTTGGGTCGTCCCTTCGATTTGGACGGCACCGTGGTGGCCGGAGCGGGGAGGGGACGGGGCATCGGCTTTCCCACCGCCAACGTGGACACGCAGAACGAATTGCGCCCCGCGCCCGGTGTCTATGCGATTCGGGTGCACCTGCCCGGCGGGGCGGGTGGCGCGGGCACGTGGCACGCGGGGGCCGCCAATATCGGCGTGAAGCCCACCTTTGGTGGCACGGAAGTCACAATCGAGGCGCACCTGCTGGACTTCTCCGGGGACCTCTACGGCAAGGAGCTGCGGGTGCAGTTCCTGGAGCGGCTGCGTCCCGAGCAGCGCTTCGGCTCCGTGGCGGAGCTCGTCGGGCAGATCAAGCGGGACGTGGAGGCCGCGCGCACCGTCATCGCCGGTGTGGGTGACTGAGCGTTTTCCCGTGTTTCTTCAACGGGTTGACCTGCCAGGGGAGCAGGCGAGGCCGCCTTGACGCGAGCGCGCGGCTCCCCTCTAATTCGTAATCAGGAACCGTGCCAGGAGCCCTCGTGGCCCCTGTCATCTCCCCCTGTCTCCTGAGTGCGAGGTGGGCCCCCCGCCCCTCTCGTTCCTCTTTTCCTCAAGGAAGAGGCTTCAACGAATGTCCGGTCGACTCGGTGAACTGCTGGTTCGCGAGAACCTCATCTCCATCCAGCAGCTGCGCAAGGCCCAGGAAGAGCAGCAGAAGAACGGCACGCGCATCGGCACCGCCCTCATCAAGACGGGAGCCATCGAGGAATCGAAGCTCACCGACTTCCTCTCCAAGCAGTACGGCGTGCCGGCCATCAACCTGAAGGACTTCGACATTGATCCGGAAATCATCAAGCTCGTGCCCAAGGAAGTGGCCGAGAAGCACCTGGTGATTCCCGTCAATCGCGCGGGCCCGTCGCTCATCGTCGCCATGTGCGACCCGTCCAACATCTTCGCGGTGGACGACCTGAAGTTCCTCACCGGCTACAACATCGAGACGGTGGTGGCCTCCGAGGTCTCCATCCGCGAGGCCATCGAGCGCTACTACGCGGAGAAGGGCCCCTCCCTCGAGGACATCGTCGGCGACGTGGCCGACGACATCGAGACGGTGAAGGAGGAGGCGGAGAACCTGGACGAGATGACCAAGGCCGCGGACGACGCGCCGGTGGTCAAGCTGGTGAATCTCATCCTCATGGACGCCATCAAGAAGCGCGCGTCCGATATCCACATCGAGCCGTACGAGAAGGACTTCCGCGTCCGCTTCCGCATCGACGGCGTGATGTACGAGGTCATGAAGCCGCCCATGAAGCTTCGCAACGCGATTACCTCGCGTTTGAAGATCATGGCCTCGCTGGACATCTCCGAGCGGCGCCTGCCGCAGGACGGCCGCATCAAGATCAAGATGGGCGGCGGCAAGGAGATGGACTTCCGCGTGAGCGTGTGCCCCACGCTCTTCGGCGAGAAGGTGGTTATGCGTCTGCTCGACAAGAGCAACCTCCAGCTGGACATGACCAAGCTGGGCTTCGACGCGCAGCCGCTGGCCTGGTTCAAGGAGGCCATCGACCGGCCCTACGGCATGGTGCTGGTGACGGGCCCCACGGGCTCGGGCAAGACGACGACGCTCTACTCGGCGCTCGCCAGCCTCAACGGCGTGGACACCAACATCTCCACCGCGGAAGACCCGGTCGAATTCAACTTCGCCGGCATCAACCAGGTGCAGATGCACGAGGACATCGGCCTCAACTTCGCCGCGGCGCTGCGCTCCTTCCTCCGCCAGGACCCGGACATCATCATGATTGGTGAGATCCGCGACTTCGAGACGGCGGAAATCGGCGTGAAGGCGGCGCTCACCGGCCACCTCGTGCTCTCCACGCTGCACACCAACGATGCCCCGGGCACGGTGAGCCGTCTGCTCAACATGGGCATCGAGCCGTTCCTCGTGACGGCTTCGCTCAACCTCATCCTCGCCCAGCGTCTGGCGCGCCGCCTGTGCCCCGCCTGCAAGAAGCCGGCGGAGAAGGTGGACGAGCAGGCCCTCATCGACGCGGGCGTGCCGCCGGACAAGATTGGCACCTTCACCATGTACGAGAAGGTTGGCTGCCGCGACTGCAATGACCGTGGCTACCGGGGCCGCGTGGCCATCTACGAGGTCATGCCCTTCTGGGACGGCCTCAAGGAGCTGGTCATCAACGGCGCGTCCGCCGCGGAGCTCAAGCAGGAGGCCATCCGCCTGGGCATGAGCAGCCTGCGCATGTCCGCCTTGCGGAAGATGATGGACGGCGCCACCACCCTCGAGGAAGTCGTCGGCAACACCGCGCCGGACCGCTTCTAGTCACTCCTCCCCCCACCGTCTCACCTGAAGGACATCCCCCCGTGGCCAACCTGCACCAGCTCCTCAAGGCGATGGTCGAGAAGGGCGCTTCCGACCTCCACATCACCACCGGTTCGCCGCCCCAGCTGCGCGTCGACGGCGAGCTCGTTCCCTTGAAGACGGCGCCGCTGACCCCCGTGGAGACCAAGCAGCTCTGCTACTCCATCCTCACGGACGCCCAGAAGCACAAGTTCGAGGAGGACAACGAGCTGGACCTGTCCTTCGGCGTGAAGGGGCTGTCGCGCTTCCGCGCCAACATCTTCATGCAGCGTGGCGCGGTGGCCGGCGCGTTCCGCACCATTCCCTTCAAGATTTTGACCTTCCAGGAGCTGGGCCTTCCTCCCGTCGTCGCGGAGCTGGTGAAGAAGCCCCGTGGCCTCATCCTGGTGACGGGCCCCACGGGCTCGGGCAAGTCCACCACGCTGGCCTCGATGATCGACAAGATCAACACCGAGCGTCATGAGCACATCATGACCATCGAGGACCCCATCGAGTACCTGCACCCGCACAAGAACTGCCTCGTCAACCAGCGCG comes from Pyxidicoccus parkwaysis and encodes:
- a CDS encoding sensor histidine kinase; the protein is MTTTAPLATTKRRWRNFLLDTGFQLKLTAYIVLVTLVLSALLGVFLVRAARALMRETAAAVEARSRAAEVSRELSGATLSNELLERMNDPAFEATFREKARAIDAAYEAERSAIVAQRAELEHQQHLTWWVLGGLLTGFTVVVALGTIVVTHRVAGPLLRIRRMVNEVHDGKLRPPPYGLRDGDELRELFDETRKMVQRLRELHEEDANTLSKALLAVEGSGASPEALAELRALESRYRARLAQ
- a CDS encoding helicase C-terminal domain-containing protein, with product MGGAAELFTRHVFLDLETTGLDPRVDEVIELGCVFYEGGREVNRFARLYSASRPLPLTIRRLTGLTDADLVGRPAFGTDAAELRELLTGWTVVAHNAPFEKSFLPDVLGRIRAPVLDSCELMHYLHPELPSHSLESLLRWAGLALRQPHRAISDCEAVVSVLVHAMERCIRDGRGDDISDLLSVLDPRPGAELRLAQADAGLETDAHGAFDYEEWPLVDLLSRLRTACRAVSTPLKLEAQGFLLGRPERRRTGGATIEADEDTPFLPVRPDEVSAVLGAGGALERMGEGFVSRPAQLDVAQAVARSLSDGGQVAVEAGTGTGKSLAYLAPAALFAARNGRKVGVAPHTKTLQDQLLEKDLPRLHRALNGAFGYALLKGQTNYLCRRRALEATRVEPGMAHAARAPRAYLRAYMRRSGEGDLDRLSHWFRERFPAMYGLVPAVRSEAATTLGEKCPHFHQCFYHSAVAQAREADVLVINQSLAFAWPARYPKLDHLVLDEAHEVEDVATTALAVELSDLAFLRLTERLHGRDGRRGLFAELRRALGHARAESRALMGEVEDGLRRLLDEARGLGASVTALCEPGATAVGEDADDAYAPELRVTETVRALPAWEPVRDGLEAVRGALQTLHTLLAVRVLAALPELAARNPALERELSGATTELGELTVLAGELSGEPAPGRCYAATAEPKKQRWSVGAQPVDVSAYVSRDFAASKRSLVLASATLGIGDGAPFVLRRLGLDGRGEQPAPKLVRAPSPFRLREQALVVLVTDAPRAHEEAFVEWAALRISGLAQTMGGRVLGLFASTRRMERVGSEVRSRLEPLGIEVMRQSRGHSRSLAARQERDTGTVLLGTKSFWQGVDIPGRGVGCVFIDKLPLEPALRPLVAAREEPLVRSGSEYLGFLQYRLPRALLLLRQGVGRLIRATTDRGVVILADPGHSSYRGHLMNALDGYHVEALPWAQARLRIHSVLKETGLTVETDPARSWG
- a CDS encoding cupredoxin domain-containing protein, whose amino-acid sequence is MRPFLSRIIKPWLALAATAALLGAGATQQGCTKDTGASKAEPAAPSVPEKRENGVRVVELTVTEKGYEPTPVSLKKGEPVKLVVTRKTDETCATEIVMDGYDIHTALPLDKPVEINFTPKESGKLVYGCAMGKMISGVFMVD
- a CDS encoding diguanylate cyclase, encoding MADGERKRTLEVARRASPGGELSGRTVLIVDDDPAHVRHVREGLAPQGYIFKEAHDGTQALSAIRQARPDLILMDVEMPGLGGVEVCRIIKANSGEDGFGFIPVILMTARQAAGKVEGLELGADDYLVKPFDMLELSARVKSMLRLKVLQDALVEKNRELDKANKELARRREELLALSRTDALTGLFNRRYFEERLNEEFARSRRYGAPLSLVMLDIDHFKRINDTFGHPFGDQVLKAVAQTARTRLREVDLLARYGGEELIALLPETGPEDALKVCERVREAIASLGLEPPGGDGTAEPVRLTASLGVATVPSADLASAEALLMAADTSLYAAKGAGRNRVHQHAA
- the trmB gene encoding tRNA (guanine(46)-N(7))-methyltransferase TrmB; its protein translation is MARPRLLPEPVGLKFVSQETPPDWDAEFGFTGPLELEIGSGAGGHALEYCRRNPGVRFVAFEWRKKYARDTQARGDKAGFKNLRVIEADATFVVPRIFAEGSLSAIHLQFPDPWWKRAHAKRAVIQPAFAQLLYTRLAPGGLFDMRTDVKDRGESMLLILESVGFQNPLGSGVFHPYDPEEVPSTRERRYLASGEPVYRARLRKPQ
- a CDS encoding bifunctional riboflavin kinase/FAD synthetase, whose product is MKVYHSVAEAGRALAGQALALGNFDGVHVGHQALFSEARRHASAAAFTFHPHPGKVLQPDLAPKLITQLPRKLELFAQCGLSAVVVQPFTRDYARTSPAEFEAALFDALGVAHVVVGSDFTYGAARAGTVPTLREAAAKRGAQVHVVAPITVDGVVASSSRVREYILEGRVSAARRLLGRPFDLDGTVVAGAGRGRGIGFPTANVDTQNELRPAPGVYAIRVHLPGGAGGAGTWHAGAANIGVKPTFGGTEVTIEAHLLDFSGDLYGKELRVQFLERLRPEQRFGSVAELVGQIKRDVEAARTVIAGVGD
- the pilB gene encoding type IV-A pilus assembly ATPase PilB, yielding MSGRLGELLVRENLISIQQLRKAQEEQQKNGTRIGTALIKTGAIEESKLTDFLSKQYGVPAINLKDFDIDPEIIKLVPKEVAEKHLVIPVNRAGPSLIVAMCDPSNIFAVDDLKFLTGYNIETVVASEVSIREAIERYYAEKGPSLEDIVGDVADDIETVKEEAENLDEMTKAADDAPVVKLVNLILMDAIKKRASDIHIEPYEKDFRVRFRIDGVMYEVMKPPMKLRNAITSRLKIMASLDISERRLPQDGRIKIKMGGGKEMDFRVSVCPTLFGEKVVMRLLDKSNLQLDMTKLGFDAQPLAWFKEAIDRPYGMVLVTGPTGSGKTTTLYSALASLNGVDTNISTAEDPVEFNFAGINQVQMHEDIGLNFAAALRSFLRQDPDIIMIGEIRDFETAEIGVKAALTGHLVLSTLHTNDAPGTVSRLLNMGIEPFLVTASLNLILAQRLARRLCPACKKPAEKVDEQALIDAGVPPDKIGTFTMYEKVGCRDCNDRGYRGRVAIYEVMPFWDGLKELVINGASAAELKQEAIRLGMSSLRMSALRKMMDGATTLEEVVGNTAPDRF